The window CGACGGAAATACTGGATATCAAGCTTGGGCTACCAATGATCTTCTAGGTAAAGTTCGCGTCGTTCAAGCTATTGCTGGCCGTAGCAGCTCGAAAGAGCTCAACGCACAACTGATGGCAGCCATTACAGCATCGAAATTCGCAAAAGACAGCTACCAAACCACTACCATCATCAACCAAGATGATGCGATTTGGGGAACTGGGTCTTTTGTTAAATCGTCAGCAGAAAGTAGCAAAGAAGAGTTTCCATGGTCTTCTATGGTGCTAGATGAAGACGGAACCGTAGCGTCATCATGGGCTTTAAAAGAAGAGAGCTCAG is drawn from Vibrio sp. SNU_ST1 and contains these coding sequences:
- a CDS encoding YtfJ family protein, giving the protein MKNKTLLAFLAAASPLFANAHNLSVGATLPAVDVSNYGEIVLNDGNTGYQAWATNDLLGKVRVVQAIAGRSSSKELNAQLMAAITASKFAKDSYQTTTIINQDDAIWGTGSFVKSSAESSKEEFPWSSMVLDEDGTVASSWALKEESSAIIVQDKQGKILFVKEGALNDSEVTQVIELIKANL